DNA sequence from the Nodosilinea sp. FACHB-141 genome:
CCATTTGCTCAGTGGAGCGTTGCGATCGTGGCCGGGGGCGGGGCCGCCGCCACGGTGAAAGGGTTGAATGGTCTGACCCGACTCGTATCTACTGCCACCACAGGTGGCGCGACGAATTTGATCATTGCTGGGGTGGAGCTGGTGGGGGCGATCGTGATCTCGCTACTGGCTCTGGTGGCTCCCATCGTCATGTTTGTGCTGGTGTTGGCTGTCTTCATTCTGCTAGTGCGGTTTGCGATCAAGGCCTTCTACCGCTCAAAAAAAGCTGCTCCAGAAGCTGAATAAAGGGCATCCAAGTAGGATCGCGTCTGCTGCCCAACCCCACGATTATGTAGCTAGCGGCTGAGCTTTGCCTCCACATGGAGGGCTAGGGCAGTCATCTCGGGTAGGGTGGCGGTAAATTGTCCAGCGCGGTTGACTAGCACGACTTTAGCGTCGTTGGCACAGGCGGCGCCGTCAGCGCTTAGCCCGCCCTGCACGACGTTGCAGTAGCGGCCCTGGGGCAGCTGGGTTTGAAAGGTGTGGGTGAGTGGCTGGGCTTCGCGGTTGATGGCGACGAAGCCCAAGTTGCCTCGGCCAAAGGCGATTTGGTTGGCCTGGTTGCTCCACCAGTTGGTGACTTCGGCCACGGACTGAGTGGCGTTGCGAAAGCCGACCATGCCAGAAATAGCGGGCCAGCGGTGCTCGCAGACCCATTCACCAGAGCAGTTGGCTTGGCCATTTTGGTAGACAGAGCGGGTGGTGCCGTCGGCCTCGGCAGGTGGTCCCTGCTCTGAGTCGTCGAAGGCAAAGCTCGACATCACCTGGGGTTTGCCATAGGGAAAGGCCAGCATAAACACGTTGGCCAGGGCGTAGAGGTCGCCGTTTTTGTAGGTGAGGTAGTCGCCGCCGCCGCCGTGGCCCCGCTGTTTGTCGTGGTTGTCGGTAAACACTACCGCCTGGCTGGAGGGGGCGAGGCCCCAGCCCTCGCCTAGGGTTTGCAAATTGGCTAGGGTCTGACCTTCTAGGCCTAGAAAGGCCTCACCGATAAAGCGGCCATACTTAAAGTCGAGCACGTTTCCGCTGTCGTAGAAGTCCTGTTTGCGAATGGCCTCGGTGCCAGGATCGATCACTTCTTGGTAGATGTAGAGGTCGGTGTCGGGGTGGCGATCGCGCAGTTGGTCTAAAATTTGCCCCAGCTCTTCGTTGCGAATGTGTTTGGCGGCGTCGATGCGAAAGCCTGCTACGCCCATGTCGACCAGTTCGCTCATGTAGTCGACGATGGTGGTCTGCACGGCGTTGGAGCTAGTGTTAAGGTCGGCTAGGCCCACCAGCTCGCACTGGGTGACGTTTTCGGCATCGTCGTAGTTGGTGACGGGCTGGCGGCAGTTGTGAAAGTCTTCGGGGGCGTAGAGGTCAGGATAGTCGTACTTGCTGAACCGGGTGCCGGCGCTGCCCACTCCGCTCTCAAAGCCAGTCATGTGGTTGATGACGGCATCGGCGTAGATGGCGACCCCGGCATCTCGACAGCGATCGATCATAGCTTGCAGGTCGGCACGGCTGCCGCTGCGGCTTTCGAGCTGATAGCTCACCACCTGGTAGCGCTGCCACCAGGGATAGCCGTAGTCGGCCAGGACAATGTGCTCGTGGGGTGGCGAAATTTGTACGGCTCGGTAGCCGTTGGGGCCGAGGTAGGTTTCGCACTCGGTAGCAATGTCGGCCCAGG
Encoded proteins:
- a CDS encoding alpha-amylase family protein; protein product: MWKIVLGAVSASSLLGLVILFSPSALVPALSSEVSLTQAPAAPATPTTLVHLFEWTWADIATECETYLGPNGYRAVQISPPHEHIVLADYGYPWWQRYQVVSYQLESRSGSRADLQAMIDRCRDAGVAIYADAVINHMTGFESGVGSAGTRFSKYDYPDLYAPEDFHNCRQPVTNYDDAENVTQCELVGLADLNTSSNAVQTTIVDYMSELVDMGVAGFRIDAAKHIRNEELGQILDQLRDRHPDTDLYIYQEVIDPGTEAIRKQDFYDSGNVLDFKYGRFIGEAFLGLEGQTLANLQTLGEGWGLAPSSQAVVFTDNHDKQRGHGGGGDYLTYKNGDLYALANVFMLAFPYGKPQVMSSFAFDDSEQGPPAEADGTTRSVYQNGQANCSGEWVCEHRWPAISGMVGFRNATQSVAEVTNWWSNQANQIAFGRGNLGFVAINREAQPLTHTFQTQLPQGRYCNVVQGGLSADGAACANDAKVVLVNRAGQFTATLPEMTALALHVEAKLSR